In Shinella sp. XGS7, a single genomic region encodes these proteins:
- a CDS encoding tripartite tricarboxylate transporter TctB family protein has product MNNRNIVRGLFLGAIALSFGLGALQYPIGSFARAGAGLFPLLVSGLLLLIALLTLLRARFEKPVPLGFSLRNIGLVLVSLCGFALVSEKLNMVAGIVLMVFVASLASTSYSWKRCLKIAAGLVAVAFAFQKLLGLNLPLV; this is encoded by the coding sequence ATGAACAACCGGAACATCGTCCGAGGTCTTTTCCTCGGCGCCATTGCCTTGTCCTTCGGACTGGGCGCCTTGCAGTACCCCATCGGCAGCTTCGCGCGCGCTGGCGCCGGGCTCTTTCCCCTGCTGGTCAGCGGCCTGCTGCTGCTCATCGCCCTGCTGACCCTGCTGCGGGCCCGCTTCGAGAAGCCCGTGCCCCTGGGCTTCAGCCTGCGCAATATCGGCCTGGTGCTGGTTTCGCTGTGCGGCTTCGCCCTGGTGTCGGAGAAGCTGAACATGGTGGCCGGCATCGTGCTGATGGTCTTCGTAGCCTCGTTGGCCAGCACCTCGTACTCCTGGAAGCGCTGTCTGAAGATCGCCGCCGGCCTGGTGGCCGTGGCCTTCGCCTTCCAGAAGCTGCTCGGCCTGAACCTGCCCCTGGTCTGA
- the pcaH gene encoding protocatechuate 3,4-dioxygenase subunit beta, with translation MSDQPSPPSPHPQALRFEPVPEGVYPRLVHPPYKSTQTRGPSQPALRVHLPAAVSGGLQIPPGLVLSREADLTRQGQAAPLGEKIVVCGRVLDEDGRPVRHSLIEVWQCNAAGRYWHKKDQHEAPLDPNFYGLGKLMTDEAGRYRFITIKPGPYPWGNHDKAWRPAHIHFSLFGNVHAQRLVTQMYFPADPLFEVDPIFQGIPDAAARQRLIARFSLDETVGGEMLGYVFDIVLRGRAATPFGL, from the coding sequence ATGTCCGACCAGCCTTCGCCCCCATCCCCCCATCCTCAGGCGCTGCGCTTCGAGCCCGTGCCCGAGGGTGTCTACCCCCGCCTTGTCCACCCGCCCTACAAGTCCACCCAGACGCGCGGCCCCTCCCAGCCCGCCTTGCGGGTGCACCTGCCTGCGGCAGTGTCCGGGGGCTTGCAGATCCCGCCTGGGCTTGTGCTATCGCGCGAGGCCGACCTGACCCGCCAGGGCCAGGCCGCGCCCCTGGGCGAGAAGATCGTGGTCTGCGGCCGGGTGCTGGACGAGGACGGGCGCCCGGTGCGCCACAGCCTGATCGAGGTCTGGCAGTGCAATGCCGCCGGCCGCTACTGGCACAAGAAGGACCAGCACGAGGCGCCGCTGGACCCCAACTTCTACGGCCTGGGCAAGCTGATGACGGACGAGGCGGGCCGCTACCGCTTCATCACCATCAAGCCAGGCCCCTATCCCTGGGGCAATCACGACAAGGCCTGGCGCCCGGCCCATATCCACTTCTCGCTTTTCGGCAATGTGCATGCCCAGCGCCTGGTCACGCAGATGTACTTTCCCGCCGACCCGCTCTTCGAGGTCGACCCCATCTTCCAGGGCATTCCCGACGCCGCCGCGCGCCAGCGCCTGATCGCCCGTTTCAGTCTGGACGAGACCGTGGGCGGCGAGATGCTGGGCTATGTGTTTGACATCGTGCTGCGCGGCCGCGCCGCCACGCCCTTCGGCCTCTGA
- a CDS encoding tripartite tricarboxylate transporter TctB family protein, with amino-acid sequence MKIKSQRDFWSGLMFLVVGLGFAWGATEYNFGNSARPGPGYFPFGLGILLAVLGGVVLFKALTIESEDGDPIGAIAWRPLGIIVGAIVVFGWALPHLGMVIALPLLVVLSALAGDEFKLHEALLTAAVLTVGSWVIFVWGLNLVIPLWPTFLGS; translated from the coding sequence ATGAAGATCAAGAGTCAGAGAGACTTCTGGTCGGGGTTGATGTTTCTGGTGGTGGGTCTGGGCTTTGCCTGGGGCGCCACGGAATACAACTTCGGCAATTCGGCCCGTCCCGGCCCCGGCTACTTCCCCTTCGGTCTGGGCATTCTGCTGGCCGTGCTGGGTGGCGTGGTGCTGTTCAAGGCCCTGACCATCGAGTCGGAAGACGGCGACCCCATCGGTGCCATTGCCTGGCGCCCGCTGGGCATCATCGTCGGCGCCATCGTGGTGTTCGGCTGGGCCCTGCCGCATCTGGGCATGGTGATCGCGCTGCCCCTGCTGGTGGTGCTGTCGGCCCTGGCCGGTGATGAGTTCAAGCTGCATGAAGCCCTGCTCACCGCGGCGGTGCTCACCGTTGGCAGCTGGGTCATCTTTGTGTGGGGCCTGAATCTGGTGATCCCGCTGTGGCCCACCTTCCTGGGCAGCTGA
- the pobA gene encoding 4-hydroxybenzoate 3-monooxygenase yields MANALAPAFTSTELPPVLPARTQVLIVGAGPAGLLLGQLLASSGVEAVIVEQRSAAHVLSRIRAGVLEPGTVGLLEQAGVGERLHREGLLHAGFEFCADGELHRIDLQALTGRQVTVYGQTELTRDLMQAREQQGLPTVYEAESVQLLDPDSERPGLRFTHQGRVHELRGDFIAGCDGFHGVCRASIAPERLRCHEKVYPFGWLGLLADVPPVAPELIYVRHERGFALCSQRSPTRSRYYLQVPAGEPLEHWSDEAFWAELARRLPAEVAARLHTGPALEKSIAPLRSFVAEPMRHGRLFLAGDAAHIVPPTGAKGLNLAASDVAYLWQGFSEFYSQGSSLGLDHYSERCLRRIWKAERFSWWMTSLLHRFPQHSSFDQQLQRAELAYLLESEHGRAMLAENYVGLPL; encoded by the coding sequence ATGGCAAATGCGCTCGCTCCAGCCTTCACGTCAACCGAGCTTCCGCCCGTCTTGCCGGCCCGGACCCAGGTCTTGATTGTGGGCGCGGGGCCGGCGGGTCTTCTGCTGGGGCAGTTGTTGGCGAGCTCCGGCGTGGAGGCCGTGATCGTGGAACAGCGCAGCGCGGCCCATGTGCTCTCGCGCATACGGGCGGGCGTGCTGGAGCCGGGCACGGTCGGTCTGCTGGAGCAGGCGGGTGTGGGCGAACGCCTGCATCGCGAGGGCCTGTTGCACGCGGGTTTTGAATTCTGCGCGGACGGCGAACTGCATCGCATCGATCTGCAGGCACTCACCGGCCGCCAGGTCACGGTCTACGGCCAGACCGAGCTGACCCGCGACCTGATGCAGGCGCGCGAGCAACAAGGCCTGCCTACGGTCTACGAGGCCGAATCGGTGCAACTGCTGGATCCTGACAGCGAGCGCCCCGGACTGCGCTTTACGCACCAGGGCCGGGTCCATGAGTTGCGCGGCGACTTCATCGCCGGCTGCGACGGCTTTCACGGCGTCTGCCGGGCCAGCATCGCACCTGAGCGCCTGCGTTGCCATGAGAAGGTCTACCCCTTTGGCTGGCTGGGCCTGCTGGCCGATGTGCCGCCGGTGGCGCCGGAGCTGATCTATGTCCGGCATGAGCGTGGTTTTGCCCTGTGCAGCCAGCGCAGCCCCACGCGCAGCCGCTACTACCTGCAGGTGCCGGCCGGCGAGCCCCTGGAACACTGGTCTGACGAGGCCTTCTGGGCCGAGCTGGCGCGTCGCCTGCCGGCCGAGGTGGCGGCACGGCTGCATACCGGTCCGGCGCTTGAGAAAAGCATTGCGCCCCTGCGCAGCTTTGTGGCCGAGCCCATGCGCCACGGCCGCCTTTTCCTGGCCGGCGACGCGGCCCACATCGTGCCACCCACCGGGGCCAAGGGCTTGAATCTGGCGGCCTCTGACGTGGCCTATCTCTGGCAGGGCTTTAGCGAGTTCTACAGCCAGGGCAGTAGCCTGGGACTGGATCATTATTCCGAGCGTTGCCTGCGCCGCATCTGGAAGGCGGAGCGCTTCTCCTGGTGGATGACCAGCCTGCTGCACCGCTTTCCGCAGCATTCGTCTTTCGATCAGCAACTGCAGCGGGCCGAGCTGGCCTATCTGCTGGAGTCCGAGCATGGCCGCGCCATGCTGGCCGAAAACTATGTGGGCCTGCCGCTCTGA
- a CDS encoding DNA-deoxyinosine glycosylase, translating into MMAKPAALAHPPRWQGLAPVWAPDARLLLLGSFPSAASLTAQQYYGHPRNQFWPLLSALWGEDLRALDYAQRLERVRARGLAIWDVYAACEREGSLDSAIRAAQPNDLAGLAARLPRLQAVAHNGGESARLMKVTAALGRPVYRLPSSSPANASWSFERKLAAWREVFAAHGLLTP; encoded by the coding sequence ATGATGGCAAAGCCCGCTGCGCTTGCCCACCCCCCAAGATGGCAAGGCCTGGCCCCCGTCTGGGCGCCGGATGCCCGCCTGCTGCTGCTGGGCAGCTTCCCCAGTGCCGCCTCGCTGACGGCTCAGCAGTACTACGGTCACCCGCGCAACCAGTTCTGGCCCCTGCTCTCGGCCCTGTGGGGGGAGGACCTGCGCGCCCTGGACTATGCGCAGCGCCTGGAGCGGGTGCGCGCGCGCGGCCTGGCCATCTGGGATGTCTATGCCGCCTGCGAGCGCGAGGGCAGCCTGGACAGCGCCATCCGCGCCGCCCAGCCCAATGACCTGGCCGGCCTGGCCGCGCGCCTGCCCCGGCTGCAGGCCGTGGCCCACAACGGCGGCGAGTCGGCGCGGCTGATGAAGGTGACGGCCGCCCTGGGCCGGCCGGTCTACCGCCTGCCTTCCAGCAGCCCGGCCAACGCCAGCTGGTCCTTCGAGCGCAAGCTGGCGGCCTGGCGCGAGGTCTTCGCGGCCCATGGTCTACTCACGCCATGA
- a CDS encoding helix-turn-helix domain-containing protein, which translates to MDSPLPTYSIYGEHGRSRGLDCLHCESIAERSTLQNWNIAAHRHGSLFQLFWIRRGACQASIDGQSYQLDGPALMLLPPGCVHGFRFEAGIEGQVITVLAQHLQMLLREQASLSQLLMTPSAGKLSVPAGAIQKQIEQALLSLEREFRDTGAPWRTAGIDAALLALLVCIGRALSLMRCEHSHTAADMITPALPRARIHIQRYKELLERNYRRQPTLSEFAGELGITSTQLNRVCREVLDCTALQLLQARVLLEAQRELAYTRLSIKQIADGLGFSDAAYFSRFYQRRTGQTPSAWRRLAASVSAPDASPSFT; encoded by the coding sequence GTGGACTCCCCGCTGCCCACCTACTCCATCTACGGCGAGCACGGCCGCAGTCGCGGCCTGGACTGCCTGCACTGCGAGTCCATCGCAGAGCGCAGCACGCTGCAGAATTGGAACATCGCAGCCCACAGGCACGGCTCGCTGTTCCAGCTCTTCTGGATCAGACGAGGGGCCTGCCAAGCGAGTATTGACGGCCAAAGCTACCAGCTGGATGGGCCCGCACTGATGCTCCTGCCACCGGGCTGCGTGCATGGTTTCCGCTTCGAGGCCGGCATCGAAGGTCAGGTCATCACGGTACTGGCCCAGCACCTGCAGATGCTGCTGCGTGAGCAAGCCAGCCTGAGCCAGCTGCTGATGACGCCGAGCGCCGGCAAACTATCAGTGCCTGCTGGCGCGATTCAGAAGCAGATTGAGCAGGCCCTGCTCAGCCTGGAGCGGGAATTCCGGGATACCGGTGCCCCCTGGCGGACCGCAGGCATCGATGCCGCCCTGCTGGCCCTGCTGGTCTGTATCGGCCGAGCGCTGAGTTTGATGCGATGCGAGCATTCCCACACAGCCGCCGACATGATCACGCCGGCACTCCCCAGAGCCCGCATCCACATCCAGCGCTACAAAGAGCTGCTGGAGCGGAACTACCGCCGTCAACCCACCCTCTCGGAGTTCGCAGGCGAGCTGGGCATCACCAGCACCCAGCTCAACCGGGTCTGCCGCGAAGTGCTGGACTGCACGGCGCTGCAACTCCTGCAGGCGCGCGTGCTGCTAGAAGCGCAACGCGAACTGGCCTACACCCGCTTGAGCATCAAGCAGATTGCCGATGGCCTGGGTTTCAGCGACGCAGCCTATTTCAGCCGCTTCTATCAACGTCGCACCGGACAAACGCCCAGCGCCTGGCGGCGCTTGGCTGCAAGCGTTTCGGCCCCCGATGCGTCCCCATCATTCACCTGA
- a CDS encoding GspE/PulE family protein → MSANPSPTKPAAGTAAVKPEGRLEWRSLLRWMQEDGLIDAEQVPRMEARFAAGDSSLHPLVRLGHAGLVRAGTGKPLELEQLTEWLATRAQLPYLRIDPLKVDVGRVADIMSVGYAEAKRCLPVQVGLTEVVIATSEPYDRSWVAQIESHARKPVRLVVANPLEIARYTTEFYTLARSVRAATKTGEVTQIASFEQLVELGKSNKQLDANDQGVVQVVDWLWQYAFDQRASDIHLEPRRDMGVIRFRIDGVLHTVYQLPPSVMSAMTSRIKLLGRMDVVERRRPLDGRIKTRNPAGDEVEMRLSTLPTAFGEKMVMRIFDPDTAVKSLDQLGFSGHDAERWTKLTAKAHGIILVTGPTGSGKTSTLYSTLKRLATDEVNVTTIEDPIEMIEPAFNQTQVQPALDLGFAEGLRALMRQDPDIIMVGEIRDLETAEMAIQAALTGHLVFSTLHTNDAASAITRLTDLGVPPYLITATVIGVLAQRLVRTLCPACKEPDPAVTRDTLNEMLKHWRMSGGVKPYKPVGCLDCRNTGYRGRAGLFELLTVSEAVKGTIHPTPDVSALRRQAVQEGLRPLRLAGAMKVAEGLTTLEEVLRSTPQWES, encoded by the coding sequence ATGAGTGCGAACCCATCCCCGACCAAGCCGGCCGCCGGCACCGCTGCCGTCAAGCCCGAGGGGCGGCTCGAATGGCGCAGCCTGCTGCGCTGGATGCAGGAGGATGGGCTGATCGACGCCGAGCAGGTGCCGCGCATGGAAGCGCGTTTTGCCGCGGGCGACTCCTCCCTGCATCCCCTGGTGCGCCTGGGCCATGCAGGCCTGGTGCGTGCGGGCACGGGCAAGCCTCTGGAGCTGGAGCAGCTGACCGAGTGGCTGGCCACGCGCGCCCAGCTGCCCTATCTGCGCATCGATCCGCTCAAGGTGGATGTGGGCCGGGTGGCGGACATCATGTCGGTGGGCTACGCCGAGGCCAAGCGCTGTCTGCCAGTGCAGGTGGGGCTGACCGAGGTGGTGATCGCCACCTCCGAGCCCTATGACCGCAGCTGGGTGGCCCAGATCGAGTCGCACGCGCGCAAGCCGGTGCGCCTGGTGGTGGCCAATCCGCTGGAGATCGCGCGCTACACCACCGAGTTCTACACCCTGGCGCGCTCGGTGCGCGCCGCCACCAAGACCGGCGAGGTCACCCAGATTGCCAGCTTCGAGCAGCTGGTGGAGCTGGGCAAGAGCAATAAGCAGCTGGACGCCAACGACCAGGGCGTGGTCCAGGTGGTGGACTGGCTGTGGCAGTACGCCTTTGACCAGCGGGCCAGCGATATCCACCTGGAGCCGCGCCGCGATATGGGCGTGATCCGCTTTCGCATCGACGGGGTGCTGCACACGGTCTACCAGCTGCCGCCCTCGGTGATGAGCGCCATGACCTCGCGCATCAAGCTGCTGGGCCGCATGGACGTGGTGGAGCGGCGCCGGCCGCTGGACGGCCGCATCAAGACCCGCAATCCGGCCGGGGACGAGGTGGAAATGCGCCTCTCGACCCTGCCCACGGCCTTTGGCGAGAAGATGGTGATGCGCATCTTCGACCCGGATACCGCCGTCAAGAGCCTGGACCAGCTGGGCTTCTCGGGCCATGACGCCGAGCGCTGGACCAAGCTGACCGCAAAGGCTCACGGCATCATCCTGGTGACCGGCCCCACCGGCAGCGGCAAGACCTCGACCCTGTATTCCACGCTCAAGCGCCTGGCGACCGACGAGGTCAATGTCACGACCATCGAGGACCCGATCGAGATGATCGAGCCGGCCTTCAACCAGACCCAGGTGCAGCCGGCCCTGGATCTGGGCTTTGCCGAGGGCCTGCGCGCCCTGATGCGCCAGGACCCGGACATCATCATGGTGGGTGAGATCCGCGATCTGGAGACGGCCGAGATGGCCATCCAGGCGGCGCTGACCGGCCACCTGGTCTTCAGCACCCTGCACACCAATGACGCGGCCTCGGCCATCACCCGCCTGACCGATCTGGGCGTGCCGCCCTATCTGATCACGGCCACGGTGATTGGCGTGCTGGCCCAGCGCCTGGTGCGCACCCTGTGTCCGGCCTGCAAGGAGCCCGATCCGGCGGTGACGCGCGACACGCTCAACGAGATGCTCAAGCACTGGCGCATGAGCGGCGGGGTCAAGCCCTACAAGCCCGTGGGTTGCCTGGACTGCCGCAACACCGGCTACCGCGGCCGCGCCGGCCTGTTCGAGCTGCTGACGGTGAGCGAGGCCGTCAAGGGCACCATCCATCCCACGCCCGATGTGTCGGCCTTGCGCCGCCAGGCGGTGCAGGAGGGGCTGCGGCCCCTGCGCCTGGCCGGTGCCATGAAGGTGGCCGAGGGCCTGACCACGCTGGAAGAGGTGTTGCGCAGCACGCCCCAGTGGGAGAGTTGA
- a CDS encoding mechanosensitive ion channel family protein, with translation MNTEAIWQFLSTQGMDFGLKILAALAAWIIGRWIINLAVRLFTRALEAGKRVDSTLSNYLRSILTVLLNIVLVLAILDIFGIKTTSFAALLAGAGLAIGTAWGGLLTHFAAGVFMQVLRPFKVGDFVQVGGVTGTVSEIGLFGTTVITPDNVQTIIGNNKIFSDTIQNYSTLPHRRVDCVAKVANTVDPLDAMARLRSAVAAIPNVVATPAPDIEILSFTLEGPLLCVRPYCHTDHYWQVYFDTHKAVVATFGAAGYPVPETPLAPRNR, from the coding sequence ATGAATACCGAAGCCATCTGGCAATTCCTCAGCACCCAAGGCATGGATTTCGGGCTCAAGATCCTGGCCGCCCTCGCGGCCTGGATCATCGGCCGCTGGATTATCAATCTGGCCGTGCGCCTCTTCACCCGCGCGCTGGAAGCCGGCAAGCGGGTGGACTCCACCCTCTCCAACTACCTGCGCTCCATCCTCACGGTGCTCTTGAACATCGTGCTGGTGCTGGCGATTCTGGACATCTTCGGCATCAAGACCACCTCCTTCGCCGCCCTGCTGGCCGGTGCAGGCCTGGCCATCGGCACGGCCTGGGGCGGCCTGCTCACGCATTTCGCGGCCGGCGTCTTCATGCAGGTGCTGCGGCCCTTCAAGGTGGGCGACTTCGTGCAGGTGGGCGGCGTCACCGGCACGGTCAGCGAGATTGGCCTCTTCGGCACCACGGTGATCACGCCCGACAACGTGCAGACCATCATCGGCAACAACAAGATCTTCTCGGACACCATCCAGAACTACTCCACCCTGCCCCACCGCCGGGTGGACTGCGTGGCCAAGGTGGCCAACACCGTGGACCCGCTGGATGCCATGGCCCGCCTGCGCAGCGCCGTCGCTGCCATTCCCAATGTGGTGGCCACGCCCGCGCCCGATATCGAGATCCTGAGCTTCACGCTCGAGGGCCCGCTGCTGTGCGTGCGCCCCTACTGCCACACCGACCATTACTGGCAGGTCTATTTCGACACCCACAAGGCCGTGGTCGCCACCTTTGGCGCGGCCGGCTATCCGGTGCCGGAAACCCCGCTGGCGCCGCGCAACCGCTAG
- a CDS encoding tripartite tricarboxylate transporter permease, with the protein MELLNNLALGFGTALTLQNLLYAFGGAVLGTLIGVLPGLGPVATIAMLLPSIYALDATPALIMLAGIYYGAQYGGSTTAILINVPGESSSVVTAIDGYQMARQGRAGAALAAAGLGSFFAGCVGTIVIAAFAPPLTELAFKFGPAEYFSLMVLGLIGAVVLASGSLVKAISMILLGLLLGQINTDVISGTPRYSFDIPELTDGINFVVIAMGVFGFGEIIANLGKPAEHREVFTKDVKGLWPTKQDFKDAWPAVVRGTGLGSILGVLPGGGALLSSFAAYTLEKKLAKDPSKFGRGAIAGVAGPESANNAGAQTSFIPLLTLGIPANPVMALMVGAMIIQGIVPGPNVAAEQPTLFWGIIASMWIGNLMLVVLNLPLIGLWVKLLTVPYYVLFPIIMAFCSIGVYSVNSNVFDLYAVALFGLGGYLLVKLRCEPAPLLLGFVLGPLLEENLRRAMILSRGDPTTFMSRPLSASLLIAAALMVVVVMLPSIKNKREEAFKEED; encoded by the coding sequence ATGGAACTGTTGAACAACCTCGCGCTGGGCTTCGGCACGGCGCTGACGCTGCAGAATCTGCTCTACGCTTTTGGCGGTGCGGTGCTGGGCACCCTGATCGGCGTGCTGCCGGGCCTGGGCCCGGTGGCCACCATCGCCATGCTGCTGCCCTCGATCTATGCGCTGGACGCCACGCCCGCGCTGATCATGCTGGCCGGTATCTACTATGGCGCGCAGTACGGCGGCTCGACCACGGCCATCTTGATCAATGTGCCGGGTGAGTCCAGCTCGGTGGTGACCGCGATCGACGGCTACCAGATGGCTCGTCAGGGCCGTGCCGGTGCCGCGCTGGCGGCCGCGGGCCTGGGCTCCTTCTTCGCCGGCTGCGTGGGCACCATCGTGATCGCGGCCTTCGCGCCGCCGCTGACCGAGCTGGCCTTCAAGTTCGGCCCCGCCGAGTACTTCTCGCTGATGGTGCTGGGTCTGATCGGCGCCGTGGTGCTGGCCTCGGGCTCCCTGGTCAAGGCGATCTCGATGATCCTGCTGGGCCTGCTGCTGGGCCAGATCAACACCGATGTGATCTCCGGCACGCCGCGCTACTCCTTCGACATCCCGGAACTGACCGATGGCATCAACTTCGTCGTGATCGCCATGGGTGTGTTCGGTTTCGGCGAGATCATCGCCAATCTGGGCAAGCCGGCCGAGCACCGCGAGGTCTTCACCAAGGATGTGAAGGGCCTGTGGCCGACCAAGCAGGACTTCAAGGACGCCTGGCCCGCCGTGGTGCGCGGCACCGGTCTGGGTTCCATCCTGGGCGTGCTGCCCGGTGGCGGCGCGCTGCTGTCCTCCTTCGCGGCCTACACGCTGGAGAAGAAGCTGGCCAAGGATCCCAGCAAGTTCGGCAGGGGGGCGATCGCGGGTGTCGCGGGTCCGGAATCGGCCAACAATGCCGGCGCTCAGACGTCCTTCATCCCCTTGTTAACGCTTGGCATTCCCGCGAACCCGGTCATGGCGCTGATGGTGGGGGCGATGATCATTCAGGGCATCGTGCCGGGGCCAAATGTGGCAGCGGAACAGCCTACGCTGTTCTGGGGCATCATCGCCTCCATGTGGATCGGCAATCTGATGCTCGTCGTCCTGAACCTGCCGCTGATCGGCCTCTGGGTGAAGCTGCTGACGGTGCCCTACTATGTGCTCTTCCCGATCATCATGGCGTTCTGCTCGATCGGCGTCTACAGCGTGAATTCCAATGTGTTCGACCTCTATGCGGTCGCGCTGTTCGGTCTCGGCGGCTATCTGCTCGTCAAGCTGCGCTGCGAACCGGCGCCCTTGCTGCTCGGTTTCGTGCTCGGCCCGCTGCTCGAAGAGAATCTGCGCCGCGCCATGATCCTCTCGCGCGGCGACCCGACGACCTTCATGAGCCGCCCGCTCTCGGCCAGTCTGCTGATCGCTGCGGCCCTGATGGTGGTGGTGGTGATGCTGCCGTCCATCAAGAACAAGCGCGAAGAGGCTTTCAAGGAAGAAGACTGA